Proteins from a genomic interval of Trichoderma breve strain T069 chromosome 2, whole genome shotgun sequence:
- a CDS encoding fungal specific transcription factor domain-containing protein, whose translation MAANFDFSASASATSPQQNMAEQSASSPHHPNNVTIYQTTGPDAHYGPVMAPGDSGTPLLNPRSCVTCRRRKVRCDKQMPCSNCRRALIPCVFPAPGRAPRQHRPKDPNAPPKATSQREVELVKRLKKLEGIVEELSGQIEIETGARVSSTGDSPSNEGSPIAQRAKSTSLGALASGLAGDSDSHSTGDGGESRLMRESRKQLGRLVLNDNKGTSRYVSSGFWSRLNDELDAIREETQKLTDEDADDSEFEESPPIDSPTTAASSVYDHHAFILGYRSIDVNLQKCHPLPSHGTFLWSVYLENVDPLLKILHVPTMEAILREARRNPEKLTPGNETLVFAVYFAAVVTLEEADVQTNFGTGKEELLAQFRFAVEQSLAKANFLNTSDFAVVQALTLFLLVVRRHDETRFAWSLTGLLIRIAQGLGIHRDGTNFGLSPYDTEQRRRLWWAILTLDFRSSEEMGTDLIVAEGDFDTQFPTAINDSDITPTGTQIPVAREGKSDTTISLVRFEVGINTVAEKEQLLIEFYKRIEDKFLQHLEEDVDALYWVAAMISRIIMAKMCLITYQSMLFPGTDSELTTDIRERIYIASIEIIEYNHKLNMDPRGKQYRWLFRTYTNWHAIAYVLVETCRRPWTALVERGWEAVNGYDKDLSENIKRADHASVFLPLRKLFIRAKRYQELEVVRLRANPEEAKRLDLAERIKASQRRFDPIPGAEARMQQVRDRWRAMVHLDAPIPVSLPNSAQQTPATFPISKDTNTSSQQALAGPHFQQPQVQPQADAEPQMSMDLSNVTMEYMNDIMAQNSVTMAELWNVGSVGMDNGSGPAMGMDDRQQQALLLQNQNQQPKEEQHHVPPYLWPESFAPSNQKFEMEDADMLGADFNWQDWSQSIRGLGMGGAQYGAPPKQGW comes from the exons ATGGCGGCGAATTTCGACTTCAGCGCCTCCGCCTCTGCGACGTCGCCGCAGCAGAACATGGCCGAGCAGAGCGCATCGTCGCCGCACCATCCGAACAACGTCACCATCTATCAGACGACCGGGCCTGATGCCCACTATGGCCCCGTCATGGCCCCGGGTGACTCGGGAACACCGCTGCTGAATCCGCGATCCTGCGTCACCTGCCGGAGGCGCAAGGTGCGATGCGACAAGCAGATGCCGTGCTCCAACTGCCGCCGCGCCCTCATCCCATGCGTCTTTCCCGCTCCTGGCCGTGCGCCGCGCCAGCACCGGCCCAAGGACCCGAATGCCCCTCCCAAGGCGACGAGCCAGCGCGAGGTTGAGCTGGTCAAGAGGCTCAAGAAACTGGAGGGCATCGTCGAGGAATTGAGCGGCCAGATCGAAATCGAGACGGGCGCCAGAGTGTCGTCCACCGGCGACTCGCCCTCCAACGAAGGATCCCCCATAGCTCAGCGGGCAAAATCTACCAGCTTGGGTGCACTCGCCTCAGGGCTTGCGGGCGATAGCGATAGCCACTCTACCGGAGATGGCGGTGAATCACGGCTGATGAGAGAGAGCCGGAAGCAGCTGGGTCGACTGGTCTTGAATGATAACAAGGGCACTTCTCGTTATGTTAGTAGTGGATTCTGGTCGAGGTTAAACGATGAG CTGGACGCCATCCGCGAGGAAACACAAAAGCTGACCGACGAAGACGCCGACGATTCTGAGTTTGAAGAATCGCCGCCCATCGATTCACCCACCACTGCTGCGAGCTCCGTTTATGACCATCATGCATTCATCCTGGGGTATAGGTCCATCGATGTCAATCTACAAAAATGTCATCCCTTACCCTCCCACGGCACGTTTCTCTGGTCGGTCTATCTAGAAAACGTCGATCCATTACTCAAAATACTCCATGTTCCAACCATGGAGGCTATACTGCGGGAGGCCCGGAGGAATCCGGAAAAGCTAACCCCTGGTAATGAAACGTTAGTCTTTGCGGTATATTTTGCCGCCGTTGTAACGCTCGAGGAAGCTGAT GTTCAAACCAATTTTGGTACAGGCAAAGAAGAGTTACTTGCACAGTTTCGCTTTGCTGTCGAGCAGTCGCTTGCCAAGGCAAACTTCCTAAATACATCTGATTTTGCAGTCGTCCAGGCGCTCACGCTGTTCCTTCTTGTGGTCAGGCGGCACGACGAAACACGCTTTGCCTGGTCCCTCACTGGCCTCTTGATTCGGATCGCACAAGGTCTAGGTATTCACCGTGATGGAACTAACTTTGGGCTCTCTCCATATGACACAGAACAGAGACGGCGTCTTTGGTGGGCCATCCTTACTTTGGACTTTCGTTCCTCGGAAGAAATGGGCACCGACTTGATTGTTGCAGAGGGAGATTTTGACACTCAGTTCCCTACCGCCATCAACGATTCCGACATTACGCCCACGGGCACCCAAATTCCAGTAGCAAGGGAGGGAAAGTCGGACACTACCATTTCTCTGGTGAGGTTCGAG GTCGGAATCAACACGGTTGCGGAAAAGGAGCAGCTCCTCATTGAATTCTATAAGAGAATCGAAGACAAATTCCTTCAACACCTGGAAGAGGACGTTGACGCTCTGTATTGGGTAGCGGCTATGATATCCcgcatcatcatggccaagatgtGCCTCATCACCTACCAGTCGATGCTGTTCCCGGGCACCGATAGTGAGCTTACGACCGACATCCGCGAGCGAATTTACATTGCTTCTATCGAAATCATTGAATACAACCACAAATTAAACATGGATCCTAGAGGCAAACAATACCGATGGCTATTTAGGACATATACCAACTGGCACGCGATTGCCTACGTACTGGTTGAGACGTGCCGTCGTCCTTGGACGGCGCTCGTGGAGCGCGGCTGGGAGGCTGTCAATGGATACGACAAAGATCTATCGGAAAACATCAAGAGGGCTGATCACGCTTCCGTGTTCCTTCCCTTGCGTAAATTATTCATCAGAGCCAAGAGATACCAGGAATTGGAGGTGGTGCGTCTAAGGGCCAACCccgaggaggccaagcgaTTGGATCTCGCAGAGAGGATAAAGGCATCTCAGCGGCGATTCGATCCCATCCCCGGCGCTGAAGCCAGGATGCAGCAGGTCAGAGACAGATGGAGAGCCATGGTCCATCTGGATGCGCCCATACCAGTGTCTCTCCCCAACTCTGCACAGCAAACGCCAGCCACCTTTCCTATATCTAAAGATACCAATACTTCATCACAGCAAGCATTGGCCGGACCACACTTCCAGCAACCACAGGTACAGCCACAGGCCGATGCTGAACCCCAAATGTCCATGGACCTCTCCAACGTCACCATGGAGTATATGAATGATATTATGGCACAGAACAGCGTCACCATGGCCGAGCTTTGGAACGTAGGGTCGGTCGGCATGGATAATGGGAGCGGCCCGGCGATGGGCATGGATgacaggcagcagcaggcacTGCTACTGCAGAACCAAAACCAGCAGCCCAAAGAGGAACAACACCACGTTCCACCATATCTCTGGCCCGAGTCATTTGCGCCATCGAATCAGAAATTCGAAATGGAAGATGCCGACATGCTGGGAGCTGACTTCAATTGGCAGGATTGGAGCCAGAGCATTCGCGGCCTGGGAATGGGTGGCGCACAGTATGGTGCACCGCCGAAGCAGGGCTGGTGA
- a CDS encoding malic enzyme, NAD binding domain-containing protein, which yields MGSVKFGDLPLSTIGPLDCALTGTALLNSPIFNKGSAFPPSERREFNLTGLLPANEQSLEHQVDRAYQQYLSRNDDLAKNTFLTSLKDQNEVLYFKLLLTHLKEMFSVVYTPTEGDAIQNYSRLFRRPEGCFLDINHPENVEQDLALWGTADDVDYICVTDGEEILGIGDQGVGGILISGAKLTLASLCAGVHPNRTLPVVLDCGTDNQDLLNDELYLGLHQHRVRGKQYDDFIQTFVEAARKLFPRAYIHFEDFGLRNARRLLELYRPKIACFNDDVQGTGCVTLAAIMAALHASEQKLSDSRMVIFGAGSAGVGIADQVRDAIAAEMNISHEKASQQIWLIDKPGLLTSKVDISDAQKMYIKDASEWSDNTNLLSVVKQVNPNILIGTSTVPGAFTEEIVKAMHENCPRPIIFPLSNPTRLHEAKPADLLKWTNGQALVATGSPFDPVTGPWGKDGSDITIEIAECNNSVVFPGIGLGCILSRAKLLTDRMLVAAVQGVAALSPTLKDPTATLLPDVEEVRPVSVQVAKSVIKAAVEEGVATEKNIPSDDGDLEEWIKEQMWNPEYRPLRLVKMEDATRAAKGELGKAMPGL from the exons ATGGGCTCCGTCAAGTTTGGAGACCTCCCACTTAGCACTATTGGCCCTCTCGATTGCGCTCTCACTGGAACGGCACTTCTCAATAGCCCCATTTTCAACAAGGGATCTGCCTTTCCGCCATCAGAGCGTCGAGAATTCAACCTGACCGGACTGCTTCCAGCAAATGAGCAGTCTCTTGAGCATCAGGTTGATCGCGCCTACCAGCAATACCTGTCCAGGAACGATGATCTCGCCAAAAATACATTTCTTACCTCATTGAAGGACCAGAATGAGGTCCTGTACTTCAAGTTGCTGCTCACCCACCTCAAGGAAATGTTCAGTGTCGTCTACACTCCAACCGAGGGTGATGCTATTCAGAACTACTCTAGGCTTTTTCGTCGCCCAGAAGGTTGCTTCTTGGATATCAACCATCCCGAGAATGTAGAGCAAGATCTTGCCCTTTGGGGAACTGCAGATGATGTCGACTACATTTGTGTGACAG ACGGCGAGGAAATCCTTGGAATCGGCGATCAG GGCGTTGGCGGCATTCTCATATCAGGCGCAAAGCTGACCCTTGCATCCCTCTGCGCTGGTGTTCATCCTAACCGAACTCTCCCGGTAGTTCTAGACTGTGGCACAGACAATCAAGATCTGCTTAATGATGAACTCTACCTCGGCCTCCATCAACATCGAGTAAGGGGCAAACAATACGACGATTTTATCCAGACATTTGTTGAAGCAGCTCGGAAGCTGTTCCCGCGAGCTTACATCCACTTTGAGGACTTTGGTCTCAGGAACG CTCGACGTCTGCTAGAACTGTACCGTCCCAAGATTGCCTGCTTCAATGACGATGTCCAAGGAACAGGCTGTGTGACgcttgccgccatcatggctgCTCTCCATGCTAGTGAGCAGAAACTCAGCGACTCTCGCATGGTCATTTTTGGTGCTGGAAGTGCTGGAGTTGGCATTGCAGACCAAGTCAGAGACGCTATCGCTGCTGAAATGAATATTAGCCACGAGAAGGCTTCGCAGCAGATCTG GTTGATCGACAAGCCCGGTCTCCTAACGTCAAAAGTCGATATCTCAGACGCTCAAAAGATGTACATCAAAGACGCCTCTGAATGGAGCGATAACACCAACCTCCTTTCAGTCGTAAAGCAAGTGAACCCCAACATTCTTATTGGAACATCTACTGTGCCCGGAGCATTTACGGAAGAGATCGTCAAAGCCATGCACGAAAACTGCCCACGCCCAATCATCTTCCCGCTCTCCAACCCAACAAGGCTTCATGAGGCAAAACCGGCCGATCTGCTCAAGTGGACCAATGGTCAGGCGCTGGTCGCGACGGGATCTCCCTTTGATCCTGTTACTGGTCCGTGGGGTAAAGACGGAAGCGATATCACGATTGAGATTGCCGAGTGCAATAACTCAGTGGTTTTTCCTGGCATTGGACTTGGTTGCATTCTCAGTCGCGCAAAGTTGCTTACCGATCGCATGCTCGTCGCAGCTGTTCAAGGTGTCGCGGCACTCAGCCCGACACTCAAAGATCCGACAGCAACTCTCCTACCAGACGTAGAAGAAGTAAGGCCCGTCAGCGTCCAAGTTGCAAAAAGCGTTATCAAGGCGGCTGTAGAGGAAGGTGTGGCGACGGAAAAGAACATACCGTCTGACGACGGCGATCTTGAAGAGTGGATTAAGGAGCAGATGTGGAATCCGGAGTATCGCCCGCTGAGGCTCGTCAAGATGGAGGACGCGACGAGGGCGGCCAAGGGAGAGCTTGGAAAGGCCATGCCTGGACTGTAG
- a CDS encoding met-zincin domain-containing protein, translating to MDNDEDQVGGVLTAAKTFNNTTARYIRRELCLVRATAAKYKCATQTHGCAEIRIGWDGEIPRWRRGSELSYVVCIESFPAPLSSMVEDSMKAAIGMWNDIGVSFKQVARNDPATFAVIYENRNRNAYACSFFPNELSRELIIYPPSLQKTNHLSNILAHEVGHILGLRHEFAHKREKGLPSALFGSENADSIMNYFDHPEQLQVREQDLEELECFYAYDEVQYGKLLILDVNPEVWFLGKIMAMTHDTDLLPELH from the coding sequence ATGGACAATGATGAAGATCAAGTCGGAGGTGTCTTGACTGCTGCCAAGACTTTTAACAACACCACAGCAAGATACATTCGCCGAGAGCTTTGTCTTGTTCGTGCAACTGCTGCTAAATACAAATGCGCCACCCAAACACACGGATGTGCTGAAATACGCATTGGATGGGACGGCGAAATACCACGCTGGCGCAGAGGCTCTGAACTCAGCTACGTCGTCTGTATAGAAAGTTTCCCGGCCCCTCTTTCGTCCATGGTGGAAGATTCCATGAAAGCAGCAATTGGCATGTGGAATGATATTGGTGTGAGCTTTAAGCAAGTCGCACGTAACGACCCAGCTACATTCGCTGTTATATACGAAAACCGCAACAGAAACGCTTACGCCTGCTCTTTCTTCCCTAACGAATTATCGCGCGAATTAATTATATACCCACCGAGTCTCCAAAAGACTAATCATTTAAGCAATATCCTAGCTCATGAAGTAGGCCATATTCTAGGCCTTCGACACGAGTTTGCTcataagagagagaaaggacTTCCTTCTGCTCTGTTTGGAAGCGAGAATGCCGATTCTATTATGAACTATTTTGACCACCCAGAACAGCTCCAAGTAAGGGAACAAGATCTCGAGGAGTTAGAATGCTTCTACGCGTATGACGAAGTACAATATGGGAAACTATTGATCCTTGACGTCAATCCAGAGGTATGGTTCCTCGGCAAGATAATGGCGATGACTCATGATACCGATTTGCTTCCTGAACTGCACTAA
- a CDS encoding conserved mid region of cactin domain-containing protein translates to MDPGRRAMIADSRGSSSGRREPTAPRSDSGNRVSKPSRPGPSTTARNAAKYLSQDEQSRQFVADEDKFVLKQAKKKADIRVREGRAKPIDVLAFNLRYIDADRDAFDDDEIDDEIEVDAPTKVIQDLSSAAQISELDSNIVSYHVLETDSRNRRYWEALRTLCADRRAKLDPQGHEGRVVNSVADDIDKILAPKSFDQLETLEQQIKAKLRSNEDIDTDYWEQLLRSLRVWKAKATLARIAEDIETKKKERLASQVPRSTETSKNSGLSAGGMGISSHSSGGAKAPASKADAFETRNEDDSQATMALYDREAARGVSENEEVFAAEEALPDGSKPPQWTDKYQARKPRYFNRVQMGYEWNKYNQTHYDHDNPPPKVVQGYKFNIFYPDLVDKTKAPTFKIIREHGRRRGESFAAAGEVDTCLIRFIAGPPYEDIAFRIVDREWDYSAKKERGFRSSFDKGILQLHFQFKKIFYRK, encoded by the exons ATGGATCCTGGAAGGCGAGCCATGATCGCGGACTCGAGAGGCTCATCGTCTGGCCGTCGAGAACCCACGGCGCCGCGATCCGATTCAGGCAACCGCGTGTCCAAACCGAGCCGACCAGGTCCATCGACGACCGCACGCAATGCCGCCAAATACCTGAGCCAGGACGAGCAGTCACGGCAGTTCGTGGCCGACGAGGACAAGTTCGTGCTGAAgcaggcgaagaagaaggctgacATCCGGGTGCGCGAGGGACGGGCGAAGCCGATCGATGTCCTGGCCTTCAACCTGCGCTACATCGACGCGGACCGCGACGCCttcgatgacgacgaaaTCGACGATGAGATCGAGGTGGATGCACCGACAAAGGTCATACAAGATCTGTCTTCTGCCGCGCAGATCTCCGAGCTCGATTCGAACATTGTGTCATACCATGTGCTGGAGACGGACTCGCGAAACCGTCGGTACTGGGAGGCCCTGCGGACGCTGTGCGCAGATCGGAGGGCCAAGTTGGACCCGCAGGGACATGAGGGGAGAGTGGTCAACAGCGTTGCGGAcgacattgacaagattcTGGCGCCCAAGTCGTTTGATCAGCTCGAGACCCTGGAGCagcagatcaaggccaagctgcGGTCCAATGAGGACATTGATACGGACTACTGGGAGCAATTGCTCCGCAGCCTCAGGGTATGGAAGGCCAAAGCCACGCTGGCTCGCATAGCGGAGGACATTgaaaccaagaagaaggagcgGCTTGCAAGCCAGGTGCCTCGCTCAACAGAGACATCCAAGAACAGCGGCCTGTCCGCCGGCGGTATGGGCATCAGCAGCCATAGTTCAGGTGGCGCCAAGGCCCCAGCAAGCAAAGCGGATGCATTTGAAACCAGGAACGAGGACGATTCTCAAGCCACCATGGCGCTATACGACAGAGAAGCGGCACGTGGAGTATCTGAAAACGAAGAGGTTTTTGCGGCTGAAGAGGCCCTGCCGGACGGCTCGAAACCCCCGCAGTGGACAGACAAGTATCAGGCTCGCAAGCCTAGGTATTTCAACCGCGTGCAGATGGGCTACGAATGGAACAAGTACAACCAGACGCACTACGACCATGATAACCCCCCTCCCAAGGTGGTGCAGGGATACAAGTTCAACATCTTCTACCCGGATTTGGTagacaagaccaaggccCCGACATTCAAAATCATCCGCGAGCACGGCAGGCGTCGCGGAGAATCGTTTGCTGCCGCGGGCGAAGTAGACACTTGTCTCATCCGCTTCATCGCGGGACCTCCGTACGAAGACATTGCGTTCCGCATTGTCGACCGTGAATGGGACTATAGTGCCAAGAAGGAGCGTGGCTTTAGAAGCTCATTCGACAAG GGAATCTTACAATTGCACTTTCAGTTTAAAAAG ATCTTTTACAGAAAATAA
- a CDS encoding ribosomal protein l14p/L23e domain-containing protein has product MAKQSRGAPGGKLKMTLGLPVGAVMNCADNSGARNLYIISVKGIGARLNRLPAGGVGDMVMATVKKGKPELRKKVHPAVIVRQSKPWKRFDGVFLYFEDNAGVIVNPKGEMKGSAITGPVGKEAAELWPRIASNSGVVM; this is encoded by the exons ATGGCCAAGCAATC TCGTGGTGCCCCTGGTGGCAAGCTCAAGATGACCCTCGGTCTCCCCGTCGGTGCCGTCATGAACTGCGCCGACAACTCTGGTGCCCGTAACCTGTACATCATCTCCGTCAAGGGTATCGGTGCTCGCCTGAACCGTCTGCCCGCCGGCGGTGTCGGTGACATGGTCATGGCCACCGTCAAGAAGGGAAAGCCTGAGCTGCGAAAGAAGGTCCACCCCGCCGTCATTGTCCGACAGTCCAAGCCCTGGAAGCGATTCGACGGTGTTTTCCTGTACTTCGAGGACAACGCTGGTGTT ATCGTCAACCCCAAGGGTGAGATGAAGGGCTCTGCCATCACTGGCCCCGTCGGcaaggaggctgctgagctgtGGCCC CGTATTGCCAGCAACTCCGGTGTCGTCATGTAA